From the genome of Rhizobium binae, one region includes:
- a CDS encoding FecR family protein: MWGRRSLLQALCVVIAGAQAAVAAEPVGQAVVIKTEVTGESGPIAVDASVHRNERIKTSPSGLGQFLFRDGTKLAVGWGSSVVIDKYVFDDSQSVKKLTIRAAKGTFRWVSGNSNSSAYQILTPAGTIGVRGTAFDFYVGPDGTTAVVLLNGAARFCGPGGCRQLQQRCDCVVAKPNGNMSAARRVDPSILDTLGNSRALPFLSGSQRLAGGIGMIGGCNMASAAPERKDRQRPPPAVAPVPQRQDPPQRQAEPQKERPNRPDPPHHDKPHHDGPHHHDKPDRPDKHEGHGRHDDDGKPGNHGEDHRDHDRDHHGHRDRDHDNDRNHDRGRNFNRGR, encoded by the coding sequence ATGTGGGGTCGGCGTTCATTACTCCAGGCGCTCTGTGTCGTGATCGCCGGTGCGCAAGCGGCAGTTGCCGCCGAGCCGGTCGGCCAGGCCGTCGTCATCAAGACCGAGGTGACGGGAGAGAGCGGCCCGATCGCGGTCGACGCCAGCGTTCATCGCAACGAGCGGATCAAGACATCCCCGTCGGGGCTCGGCCAGTTCCTGTTTCGTGACGGCACCAAACTCGCGGTGGGCTGGGGTTCGTCAGTCGTCATCGACAAATACGTCTTCGACGATTCGCAATCGGTCAAGAAACTCACCATCAGAGCGGCGAAGGGAACCTTCCGCTGGGTGAGCGGCAATTCCAACTCCTCGGCCTACCAGATCCTCACGCCCGCCGGCACGATCGGCGTGCGCGGCACCGCCTTCGATTTCTATGTCGGCCCGGATGGCACGACCGCCGTCGTCCTGTTGAACGGCGCGGCCCGGTTTTGCGGTCCGGGCGGCTGCCGGCAGTTGCAGCAGCGCTGCGATTGCGTGGTGGCCAAGCCGAACGGCAATATGTCGGCAGCACGCCGAGTTGATCCCAGCATTCTCGATACGCTCGGAAATTCCCGCGCCCTCCCCTTTCTCTCCGGCAGCCAGCGGCTTGCAGGCGGCATCGGCATGATTGGCGGCTGCAACATGGCGTCAGCCGCGCCGGAGAGAAAAGACAGACAGCGGCCTCCGCCGGCAGTTGCGCCTGTCCCGCAAAGACAGGATCCGCCACAGAGACAGGCCGAGCCGCAAAAGGAGCGGCCGAACAGGCCGGACCCGCCGCACCATGACAAACCGCACCATGACGGGCCACATCATCATGACAAACCGGATAGGCCTGACAAGCACGAGGGCCACGGCCGGCATGACGACGACGGCAAACCGGGAAACCACGGCGAGGATCATCGTGACCACGACCGCGACCATCATGGACATCGCGATCGTGATCATGACAACGATCGCAACCACGACAGAGGCCGGAATTTCAATCGCGGCCGCTGA
- a CDS encoding sarcosine oxidase subunit beta family protein yields the protein MRKYSVFAVAREALRGHRGWEKQWTSPEPRAEYDVVIIGAGGHGLGAAYYLAKEHGITNVAVIEKGWLGGGNTGRNTTIIRSNYLYEESMHIYEHSMKLWEGLSQELNYNVMYSPRGVMMLSHNIHDQQSFKRHIHANRLYGIDNEWLTPEQAKAYCPPLDISASARYPINGAALQRRGGTARHDAVAWGYARAASDRGVHIIQNCEVTGIRRAPDGRVTGVETTRGFIGARKIGVSAAGHTTTIMKMADVRVPLQSSPLQALVSEPLKPIFPCVVMSNTVHAYISQSDKGELVIGAGTDQYNSYSQTGGLQIITHTLDAICELFPMFRRVKMMRQWGGIVDNTPDRSAIQSKTPVPGLYVNCGWGTGGFKATPGSANLFAHLIARDEPHKFNAGLTLERFRSGRLIDEAAAAAVAH from the coding sequence ATGCGGAAATATTCGGTTTTTGCCGTGGCGCGGGAGGCCCTGCGCGGTCATCGGGGTTGGGAGAAGCAGTGGACGTCGCCGGAACCGCGCGCCGAATACGACGTCGTTATCATCGGCGCGGGCGGACACGGCCTGGGCGCCGCCTATTATCTCGCCAAGGAGCATGGCATCACCAATGTGGCGGTGATCGAGAAGGGCTGGCTCGGCGGCGGCAATACCGGCCGCAACACCACCATCATCCGCTCGAACTATCTCTATGAAGAGAGCATGCACATTTACGAGCATTCGATGAAGCTCTGGGAGGGGCTTTCGCAGGAGCTCAACTACAATGTGATGTATTCGCCGCGCGGCGTGATGATGCTCTCGCACAATATTCACGACCAGCAGTCCTTCAAGCGTCATATCCACGCCAACCGGCTCTACGGCATCGACAATGAATGGCTGACGCCCGAGCAGGCCAAGGCCTACTGCCCGCCGCTCGATATTTCGGCCAGTGCGCGCTACCCGATCAACGGTGCGGCCCTGCAGCGGCGCGGCGGTACCGCGCGTCACGACGCGGTCGCCTGGGGATATGCGCGTGCAGCGTCGGATCGCGGCGTCCATATCATCCAGAACTGCGAAGTAACCGGCATTCGCCGTGCGCCCGATGGGCGCGTGACCGGCGTCGAGACCACGCGCGGTTTCATCGGCGCCAGAAAGATCGGCGTGTCGGCGGCCGGCCATACGACAACCATCATGAAGATGGCCGATGTGCGGGTGCCGCTGCAGTCGAGCCCGCTACAGGCGCTGGTTTCCGAGCCGCTGAAGCCGATCTTCCCCTGTGTTGTCATGTCGAACACCGTGCATGCCTATATCTCCCAGTCCGACAAGGGAGAGCTGGTGATCGGCGCCGGTACCGACCAGTACAATTCCTATTCACAGACCGGTGGGCTGCAGATCATCACCCATACGCTGGATGCCATCTGCGAGCTCTTCCCGATGTTCCGGCGCGTCAAGATGATGCGCCAATGGGGCGGCATCGTCGACAACACCCCGGATCGTTCGGCGATCCAGTCGAAGACGCCGGTTCCCGGGCTTTACGTCAACTGCGGCTGGGGGACCGGCGGCTTCAAGGCGACGCCGGGCTCGGCCAATCTCTTCGCCCATCTGATCGCCCGCGACGAACCGCACAAGTTCAACGCCGGCCTGACGCTGGAACGTTTCCGCAGCGGCCGGCTGATCGACGAGGCTGCGGCGGCGGCGGTGGCGCACTGA
- a CDS encoding alpha-D-glucose phosphate-specific phosphoglucomutase codes for MIKSVPTTPYLDQKPGTSGLRKKVPVFQQPNYAENFIQSIFDSLEGYQGKCLVIGGDGRYYNREVIQKAVKMAAANGFGKVMVGKGGILSTPAASHIIRKYKAFGGIILSASHNPGGPTEDFGIKYNINNGGPAPEKITDAIYARSKTIDSYKIADFADVNLDRIGKEELPGGMILSVIDPVEDYAALMEELFDFGAIRNLISLGFRIAFDGMSAVTGPYAKEIFENRLGAPSGSVRNFMPLPDFGGHHPDPNPVHCKELFDEMMGEDAPDFGAASDGDGDRNLIIGRGIFVTPSDSLAILAANANLAPGYSGGLAGIARSMPTSGAADRVAEKRGIGMYETPTGWKFFGNLLDAGMATICGEESSGTGSSHVREKDGLWAVLLWLNILAVRGESVADIVTQHWQTYGRNYYSRHDYEGLDTDAANGLMDNLRSQLSTLPGKSFGSLKVEKADDFAYHDPIDKSVSEHQGIRLLFEGGSRVVFRLSGTGTSGATLRVYIERYEPDSTRHNIETQEALADLITAADSVASIRERTGRDAPTVIT; via the coding sequence ATGATCAAGTCCGTACCCACCACGCCCTATCTCGACCAGAAGCCAGGCACATCCGGCCTGCGCAAGAAAGTTCCGGTCTTCCAGCAGCCGAATTATGCGGAGAACTTCATCCAATCGATCTTCGATTCGCTGGAAGGCTACCAGGGCAAGTGCCTCGTCATTGGCGGCGACGGACGCTATTACAATCGCGAAGTCATTCAGAAGGCGGTCAAGATGGCCGCAGCCAACGGCTTCGGCAAGGTGATGGTCGGCAAGGGCGGCATCCTGTCGACGCCGGCCGCCTCCCACATCATCCGCAAATACAAGGCTTTCGGCGGCATCATTCTGTCTGCCAGCCACAATCCCGGCGGCCCGACCGAAGATTTCGGCATCAAATACAACATCAACAATGGCGGTCCGGCGCCGGAAAAGATCACCGATGCGATCTACGCCCGCTCCAAGACCATCGACAGCTACAAGATCGCCGATTTCGCCGACGTCAATCTCGACCGTATCGGCAAGGAAGAGCTTCCCGGGGGCATGATCCTTTCGGTCATCGACCCGGTCGAGGACTATGCCGCGCTGATGGAAGAACTGTTCGATTTCGGTGCCATCCGCAATCTGATCAGCCTCGGCTTCCGTATTGCCTTCGATGGCATGAGCGCCGTCACCGGTCCTTACGCCAAGGAAATCTTCGAAAATCGCCTTGGCGCCCCCTCGGGCTCCGTGCGCAATTTCATGCCGCTGCCGGATTTCGGCGGTCATCATCCGGATCCGAACCCGGTTCATTGCAAGGAACTCTTCGATGAGATGATGGGTGAGGACGCGCCTGATTTCGGCGCCGCTTCCGATGGCGACGGCGACCGCAATCTGATCATCGGCCGCGGCATCTTCGTCACTCCCTCCGACAGTCTGGCGATCCTCGCTGCCAACGCCAATCTCGCTCCCGGTTATTCCGGTGGTCTTGCTGGCATCGCCCGCTCGATGCCGACCTCGGGCGCGGCCGACCGCGTCGCCGAAAAACGCGGCATCGGCATGTATGAAACTCCGACCGGCTGGAAGTTCTTCGGCAACCTGCTCGACGCCGGGATGGCGACGATTTGCGGCGAAGAAAGCTCCGGCACCGGATCCAGCCACGTCCGCGAAAAAGATGGCCTCTGGGCGGTGCTGCTGTGGTTGAATATTCTTGCCGTGCGCGGCGAGAGCGTCGCCGATATCGTCACCCAGCACTGGCAGACGTACGGCCGCAACTATTATTCGCGCCACGATTACGAAGGCCTCGACACCGATGCTGCGAACGGGCTGATGGACAATCTCCGCAGCCAGCTTTCCACCCTGCCCGGCAAGAGTTTCGGCAGCCTGAAGGTCGAGAAGGCGGACGATTTCGCTTATCACGATCCGATCGACAAGTCGGTGAGCGAGCATCAGGGCATCCGCCTCCTCTTCGAGGGCGGCTCCCGCGTCGTCTTCCGTCTCTCCGGCACCGGCACGTCTGGCGCAACCTTGCGTGTCTATATCGAGCGCTACGAGCCGGATTCGACTCGCCACAACATCGAAACGCAGGAAGCGCTCGCCGATCTCATTACGGCCGCCGACAGCGTTGCCAGCATTCGGGAACGCACGGGACGCGACGCGCCAACCGTGATCACCTGA
- a CDS encoding MaoC family dehydratase has product MGTEISLSDVRGLIGMETGLSDWITVDQTMIDAFAGATDDHQFIHVDPERAAAESPFGGTIAHGFLTLSLLSAMNYNCLPKVREQTMGINYGFDRVRFMTPVKSGARVRGRFLLSDARFRGGGMLMTTYDVTIEIENEKKPALTAKWITIIQFDPKDRPEEV; this is encoded by the coding sequence ATGGGCACGGAAATTTCACTCTCCGACGTGCGGGGATTGATCGGCATGGAAACGGGCCTGTCGGATTGGATCACCGTCGACCAGACGATGATTGACGCCTTTGCAGGGGCAACGGATGACCATCAGTTCATTCATGTCGATCCGGAGCGCGCCGCCGCTGAGAGCCCTTTCGGCGGCACCATCGCCCATGGCTTCCTGACACTGTCTCTGCTCTCGGCGATGAATTACAATTGCCTGCCGAAAGTGCGCGAGCAGACCATGGGCATCAATTACGGCTTCGACCGCGTCCGCTTCATGACGCCGGTCAAAAGCGGCGCCCGCGTGCGCGGCCGCTTCCTGCTCTCCGACGCCCGCTTCCGCGGTGGCGGCATGCTGATGACCACCTACGACGTCACGATCGAAATCGAAAACGAGAAGAAGCCGGCCCTGACCGCCAAGTGGATCACCATCATCCAGTTCGACCCGAAGGATCGTCCCGAGGAAGTCTAA
- a CDS encoding sarcosine oxidase subunit alpha, whose amino-acid sequence MSGVNRIAGKGRLTPAKTARFSFDGKSYTALEGDSVASALIAHDVHLVGRSFKYHRPRGILSAGAEEPNALIDVARDAARKQPNVRATVQEIFDGMIVSSQNRWPSLARDVGAINNLMSPFFAAGFYYKTFMWPRTAWKHIYEPLIRRAAGLGVAPKEGDPDHYASRYAHCDVLVVGAGVAGLSAALAAARTGVRVILCDEQPEAGGALRYDAGARIDGQDGFTWAQKTVAQLKAMENVEVLLRTTAFGYYNHNFVGLAERVTDHLANPAHDLPRERLWQVRAKRVILANGAIERHMVFPNNDRPGIMLASAARTYLNHYGVTVGKNVGVYTAHDSAYEAAFDLKRAGVSIAAIVDVRQAPGAAVLAEARALGIDVLAGQSVINTAGRLRISSMTVVRNGGGSPRKIAVDALLVSAGWTPSVHLFSQSRGKVAFDAESQRFLPGSYAQDCLSVGACNGTDDLQRTIEESLAAGELMAQATGGSSGDKIAISAEQAFEWTGGMIGAAEGAGPKTNAKAFIDFQHDVCAKDIRLAVREGMHSIEHIKRFTTNGMASDQGKLSNMHGLAIAAEMLGKEIPQVGLTTFRAPYTPVTYGTLIGHSRGELFDPTRKTPLHGWEEAHGAVFEDVGNWKRAWFYPRAGETMHQAVARECRTARESAGIFDASTLGKIEVVGPDAAKFLNLIYTNAWDTLKPGKARYGIMTREDGFVYDDGVVGRLAEDRFHVTTTTGGAPRVLHHMEDYLQTEFPDLKVWLTSVTEQWAVIAVQGPKARAIVEPLVEGVDLSNEAFPHMSVAECTVCGVPARLFRVSFTGEIGFEINVPADYGQSVLEAVWANAEPLGACVYGTETMHVLRAEKGYIIVGQDTDGTVTPDDAGVAWAVSKKKKDFVGIRGLQRPDLVKEGRKQLVGLVTKDPKLVLEEGAQVVANPNEPKPMTMLGHVTSAYWSENCGRSIAFALVAGGRARMGETLYVPMPDRTIAVEVTDLVFFDKEGGRIHG is encoded by the coding sequence ATGAGCGGCGTCAACCGTATCGCCGGCAAGGGGCGCCTGACACCGGCCAAAACCGCGCGCTTCAGCTTCGACGGCAAGAGCTACACGGCGCTCGAAGGCGACAGCGTCGCCTCGGCGCTGATCGCCCACGACGTGCATCTTGTCGGCCGTTCGTTCAAGTATCATCGGCCGCGCGGCATTCTTTCGGCCGGCGCCGAGGAGCCGAACGCGCTGATTGACGTCGCTCGCGATGCAGCACGCAAGCAGCCGAACGTGCGCGCCACCGTGCAGGAAATCTTCGATGGCATGATCGTCAGCTCGCAGAATCGCTGGCCGTCACTTGCCCGCGACGTCGGAGCCATCAACAATCTGATGTCGCCGTTCTTCGCCGCCGGCTTCTACTACAAGACCTTCATGTGGCCGCGCACCGCCTGGAAGCACATCTATGAACCGCTTATCCGTCGCGCCGCCGGCCTCGGTGTTGCGCCGAAGGAGGGCGATCCGGACCATTATGCCAGCCGTTACGCCCATTGCGACGTGCTGGTGGTCGGCGCCGGCGTTGCCGGGCTTTCAGCGGCGCTGGCCGCGGCCCGGACCGGCGTCAGGGTGATCCTCTGCGACGAGCAGCCGGAAGCGGGCGGTGCGCTGCGTTATGATGCCGGCGCCAGGATCGACGGGCAGGACGGTTTCACCTGGGCGCAGAAGACCGTGGCGCAGTTGAAGGCGATGGAAAATGTCGAAGTGCTGCTGCGCACGACTGCCTTCGGCTACTACAACCACAATTTCGTCGGCCTTGCCGAGCGCGTCACCGACCATCTTGCCAATCCCGCTCATGATCTGCCGCGCGAGCGGCTCTGGCAGGTCCGGGCCAAGCGGGTGATCCTCGCCAACGGCGCGATCGAACGGCACATGGTATTTCCGAACAACGACCGGCCGGGCATCATGCTGGCCTCGGCGGCGCGGACCTATCTGAACCACTACGGCGTCACCGTCGGCAAGAATGTCGGCGTCTATACGGCTCACGATTCGGCCTATGAGGCGGCCTTCGATCTGAAGCGCGCGGGCGTTTCGATCGCTGCCATCGTCGATGTCAGGCAGGCGCCGGGTGCGGCGGTGCTGGCGGAGGCGCGCGCGCTCGGTATCGACGTCCTGGCCGGCCAGTCCGTCATCAATACCGCGGGGCGGCTGCGTATCTCGTCCATGACGGTGGTGCGGAACGGCGGCGGTTCGCCGCGCAAGATCGCCGTCGATGCGCTGCTGGTTTCGGCCGGCTGGACGCCGTCCGTGCATCTGTTCTCGCAGTCGCGCGGCAAAGTGGCCTTCGACGCTGAAAGCCAGCGTTTCCTGCCCGGCTCCTACGCGCAGGACTGCCTGTCGGTCGGCGCCTGCAACGGCACCGATGACCTGCAGCGGACGATCGAGGAATCGCTTGCCGCCGGCGAGCTGATGGCGCAGGCCACCGGCGGAAGCAGCGGCGACAAGATCGCAATTTCCGCCGAGCAGGCCTTTGAATGGACAGGCGGCATGATCGGTGCCGCCGAGGGCGCCGGACCGAAAACCAACGCCAAGGCGTTCATCGACTTCCAGCACGACGTCTGCGCCAAGGATATCCGCCTTGCCGTGCGCGAGGGCATGCATTCGATCGAGCATATCAAGCGCTTTACGACGAACGGCATGGCCTCGGACCAGGGCAAGCTTTCCAACATGCATGGCCTGGCGATCGCCGCCGAAATGCTCGGCAAGGAAATCCCGCAGGTCGGCCTCACCACCTTCCGCGCGCCCTACACGCCGGTCACCTACGGCACGCTGATCGGCCATTCGCGCGGAGAGTTGTTCGATCCGACGCGCAAGACGCCGCTGCATGGCTGGGAAGAGGCCCATGGTGCCGTTTTCGAAGATGTCGGCAACTGGAAACGCGCCTGGTTCTATCCGCGCGCCGGCGAGACCATGCATCAGGCAGTCGCGCGCGAATGCCGCACAGCCCGAGAATCGGCCGGCATCTTCGACGCTTCGACGCTTGGCAAGATCGAGGTAGTGGGGCCGGATGCGGCGAAGTTCCTCAACCTCATCTACACCAATGCCTGGGATACGCTGAAGCCGGGCAAGGCCCGTTACGGCATCATGACGCGCGAAGACGGCTTCGTTTATGACGACGGCGTCGTCGGGCGACTGGCCGAGGACCGTTTCCATGTCACGACGACGACCGGCGGAGCGCCGCGCGTTCTTCACCACATGGAAGATTACCTGCAGACGGAATTCCCGGACCTGAAAGTCTGGCTGACCTCGGTCACTGAGCAATGGGCCGTCATTGCCGTACAGGGACCGAAGGCGCGCGCAATCGTCGAGCCGCTGGTCGAAGGGGTCGACCTCTCAAACGAGGCCTTCCCGCATATGAGCGTTGCCGAATGCACTGTCTGCGGCGTACCGGCCCGGCTCTTCCGCGTCTCCTTCACCGGCGAAATCGGATTCGAAATCAACGTGCCGGCCGATTATGGCCAGTCGGTGCTCGAAGCCGTCTGGGCCAATGCCGAGCCGCTCGGCGCCTGCGTCTACGGTACCGAGACGATGCACGTTCTGCGCGCCGAGAAGGGCTACATCATCGTCGGCCAGGATACTGACGGGACGGTTACCCCTGATGACGCGGGCGTTGCCTGGGCCGTTTCGAAGAAGAAGAAGGACTTTGTCGGCATTCGCGGCCTGCAGCGGCCGGACCTCGTCAAGGAGGGGCGCAAGCAGCTTGTCGGACTTGTCACAAAGGATCCGAAGCTGGTGCTCGAAGAAGGCGCGCAGGTCGTCGCAAACCCGAACGAGCCGAAGCCGATGACAATGCTCGGCCACGTCACCTCGGCCTACTGGTCGGAAAACTGCGGCCGGTCGATCGCCTTCGCGCTGGTCGCCGGCGGCCGGGCGCGGATGGGCGAGACGCTCTACGTGCCGATGCCGGACCGGACGATCGCCGTCGAAGTGACGGATCTGGTGTTCTTTGACAAGGAAGGAGGCCGCATCCATGGTTGA
- a CDS encoding sarcosine oxidase subunit delta translates to MLLIHCPYCQEERSELEFRGAGDAHIARPTDMASISDEEFEAYFFLRDNPKGLIFERWRHIHGCGRFFNAVRDTVSDKFIMTYKAGEPKPDLGAAAEKHAPVETYEALEGEAQ, encoded by the coding sequence ATGCTGCTGATCCATTGCCCTTACTGCCAGGAAGAGCGCTCAGAGCTCGAATTCCGTGGCGCGGGCGACGCGCATATCGCGCGGCCCACCGACATGGCCTCGATCTCGGATGAGGAATTCGAGGCCTATTTCTTTCTGCGCGACAATCCGAAGGGGCTGATCTTTGAACGCTGGCGGCATATTCACGGCTGCGGGCGCTTCTTCAATGCAGTCCGCGACACAGTGAGCGACAAGTTCATCATGACCTACAAGGCAGGCGAGCCGAAGCCCGACCTCGGGGCTGCGGCCGAAAAGCATGCGCCTGTCGAGACATATGAAGCCCTGGAAGGAGAGGCGCAATGA
- a CDS encoding sarcosine oxidase subunit gamma: MVDVAIRKPVLAGRQGGSATVRLTVAPAASRVALRAPAESLAALSKALGFTLPNAPKTSSRAGARAALWIGPDEWLMIDEDGADLMAVFSGVRAMHSATDVSHRNVAIIVSGPGAEKTLAAGCPQDLSRSSFPVGAASRTIFGKAEIVLLRTDEETFRVECWRSFSDFVFGLLNEAAHDAGH, translated from the coding sequence ATGGTTGATGTCGCAATTCGTAAGCCGGTGCTTGCCGGCCGTCAAGGCGGCTCCGCAACGGTACGGCTGACGGTGGCACCGGCAGCGAGCCGGGTGGCGCTGCGCGCGCCGGCGGAATCGCTTGCCGCGCTTTCCAAGGCGCTCGGTTTCACCCTGCCGAACGCTCCGAAAACATCCAGTCGGGCCGGCGCGCGCGCAGCGCTGTGGATCGGGCCGGACGAATGGCTGATGATCGACGAGGATGGCGCCGATCTGATGGCGGTGTTTTCCGGCGTCCGCGCCATGCATTCGGCGACCGACGTTTCTCACCGCAATGTCGCAATCATCGTCTCGGGACCCGGCGCGGAAAAGACTCTTGCCGCCGGCTGCCCGCAGGATCTGTCGCGTTCTTCCTTTCCGGTCGGGGCTGCGTCCCGGACGATCTTCGGCAAGGCGGAAATCGTGCTTCTGCGCACGGATGAAGAGACGTTCCGGGTCGAATGCTGGCGGTCGTTTTCCGACTTCGTCTTCGGGCTGCTCAACGAGGCGGCTCATGATGCCGGCCATTGA
- the glgX gene encoding glycogen debranching protein GlgX codes for MRGNNAAQAGAIVFDTGVEFAAWSHHAAQLELCLFEEDGNREVARLPMARDGNYTHRLFVDGLKAGARYGYRADGIYAPDNGLWFDPSKLLIDPYAKEIDRPFRYDPRLGVYGEDSQDLMPKAIVTSDTRAATAKPLFKPGGFIYEVAVRPFTILHPDIPEHHRGTIAALAHPSVIAHLKRIGVDAVELMPITAWIDERHLPPLGLTNGWGYNPVAFMALDPRLAPGGVAELRETVAALHAEGIAVILDLVFNHTGESDRYGTTLSLRGLDNLHYFRHVQNCPGELVNDTGTGNTLACDHPEVRRLVIDSLRHFVLNAGVDGFRFDLAPVLGRTATGFERDGGTLAAILADNVLADRIMIAEPWDIGPGGYHLGNFPQPFLEWNDRVRDDLRCFWRGDQWKTGALATALAGSSDIFSRNDGKGTRSVNFLAAHDGFTLIDLVSYAGKHNHANGEHNRDGHNENHSWNNGIEGETLYPSIRKRRKNDVMALLSTLFATRGSIMLTAGDEGGRSQRGNNNAYCQDNAITWVDWKALDEDLIAHTAFVAGLRRRFTVFSETDFLSGNGDVEWISVSGEPMTVAEWETPGLPTLGMLLATDDRASKGKRTRLAVLFNRSESRQLFTLPSEGEASWRQLTPAGAKKVGARVTVEPRSVGFFIEK; via the coding sequence ATGCGCGGGAACAATGCGGCGCAGGCCGGCGCGATCGTCTTCGATACCGGCGTCGAATTTGCCGCGTGGTCGCATCATGCCGCACAGCTCGAACTCTGCCTCTTCGAAGAGGACGGCAACCGGGAAGTCGCGCGCCTGCCGATGGCGCGCGACGGCAATTACACCCATCGCCTCTTCGTTGACGGGCTGAAGGCAGGCGCGCGCTACGGCTATCGCGCCGACGGCATCTACGCACCTGACAACGGCCTCTGGTTCGATCCTTCCAAATTGCTGATCGACCCCTACGCCAAGGAGATCGACCGGCCGTTCCGCTATGATCCCCGTCTCGGCGTCTACGGCGAAGACAGCCAGGATCTGATGCCGAAGGCAATCGTCACCTCGGATACGCGCGCCGCTACCGCCAAGCCGCTCTTCAAACCGGGCGGCTTCATCTACGAAGTGGCGGTCCGGCCCTTTACCATCCTCCATCCCGACATACCGGAACACCACCGCGGCACCATCGCCGCCCTTGCCCATCCCTCCGTCATCGCCCACCTGAAGCGGATCGGCGTCGACGCCGTCGAACTGATGCCGATCACCGCCTGGATCGACGAACGCCACCTGCCGCCGCTCGGCCTCACCAACGGCTGGGGCTACAATCCGGTTGCCTTCATGGCGCTCGATCCGCGGCTCGCCCCCGGCGGCGTGGCGGAACTGCGCGAAACCGTCGCGGCCCTGCACGCGGAAGGCATCGCCGTCATCCTCGACCTCGTCTTCAACCATACCGGCGAGAGCGATCGTTACGGCACGACGCTGTCGCTGCGCGGCCTCGACAACCTGCATTATTTCCGACATGTCCAGAATTGCCCGGGTGAACTGGTCAACGATACGGGAACCGGCAACACGCTCGCCTGCGACCATCCCGAGGTCCGCCGTCTCGTCATCGACAGCCTGCGCCATTTCGTTCTCAATGCCGGCGTCGACGGTTTTCGCTTCGATCTCGCGCCCGTCCTTGGCCGCACTGCGACGGGCTTCGAGCGCGACGGCGGAACACTTGCCGCGATTCTGGCCGATAATGTGCTTGCCGACCGGATCATGATCGCCGAGCCTTGGGACATCGGTCCCGGCGGTTACCATCTCGGCAATTTCCCGCAGCCCTTCCTCGAATGGAACGACCGGGTTCGCGACGATTTGCGCTGCTTTTGGCGCGGCGACCAGTGGAAGACCGGCGCGCTGGCAACCGCGCTTGCCGGCTCGTCCGACATCTTCTCCCGCAACGACGGCAAAGGCACGCGCAGCGTCAATTTCCTTGCCGCCCATGACGGCTTCACGCTGATCGATCTCGTCTCCTATGCCGGAAAGCACAATCACGCCAATGGCGAGCACAATCGCGATGGCCACAATGAAAACCACTCGTGGAACAACGGGATCGAAGGCGAAACGCTCTACCCCTCGATCCGCAAGCGCCGGAAAAACGATGTGATGGCGTTGCTATCAACGCTCTTTGCCACCCGCGGCAGCATCATGCTGACGGCGGGCGACGAAGGCGGACGCAGCCAGCGCGGCAACAACAACGCCTATTGCCAGGACAATGCAATCACCTGGGTCGACTGGAAGGCGTTGGATGAGGATCTCATCGCCCATACCGCATTCGTCGCCGGACTGCGCCGCCGCTTCACTGTCTTCTCCGAGACGGATTTCCTGTCGGGAAATGGCGACGTCGAATGGATCTCGGTTTCGGGCGAACCGATGACGGTTGCCGAATGGGAGACGCCGGGGCTGCCGACCCTCGGCATGCTTCTGGCAACCGACGACCGCGCCTCAAAAGGCAAGCGGACGCGGCTTGCAGTGCTCTTCAATCGTTCCGAAAGCCGTCAGCTCTTTACGCTTCCGTCGGAAGGCGAAGCTTCCTGGCGTCAACTGACGCCGGCGGGCGCGAAGAAAGTTGGCGCCCGAGTCACCGTCGAGCCACGCTCCGTCGGCTTTTTCATAGAAAAATGA